A region from the Stygiolobus caldivivus genome encodes:
- a CDS encoding molybdenum cofactor guanylyltransferase codes for MSNYNSLYFDVIILAGGESKRFGEDKCEHEFNKKTFLQRVSEEFNEPIIVTSKIRNRVNGIQVIDNLRKGPVKGLELGLNYVSAGKVFVTGCDFPFVTSYLAQSLCNRGDYDITIVNVGKPQPLLACYNTNFLRENINNCKRMMDLLELGKKIYMVGTYELKINGINLLTVKNVNSWLDLNFSVNRIPSTESKLILTSL; via the coding sequence TTGTCGAATTACAACAGCTTATATTTTGACGTTATCATACTTGCAGGAGGGGAATCTAAAAGGTTTGGAGAAGACAAATGCGAACATGAATTTAATAAAAAGACCTTCTTGCAGAGGGTAAGTGAAGAATTTAACGAACCGATAATCGTAACTAGCAAAATTAGGAATAGAGTGAATGGTATTCAAGTTATTGACAACCTACGAAAAGGTCCAGTAAAGGGACTTGAACTCGGATTAAACTATGTATCCGCTGGCAAAGTCTTTGTAACCGGCTGTGATTTTCCATTTGTTACCAGCTATTTAGCTCAAAGCTTGTGTAACAGAGGGGACTACGATATAACTATTGTAAACGTAGGTAAACCACAACCCCTTTTAGCTTGTTATAACACAAATTTCCTGAGAGAGAATATTAACAATTGTAAAAGAATGATGGACCTCTTAGAACTTGGAAAGAAAATTTACATGGTCGGCACGTATGAGCTTAAGATAAACGGAATTAACCTATTAACCGTTAAGAACGTGAATTCATGGCTTGATTTAAATTTTAGCGTAAACAGAATACCGTCTACTGAGAGTAAATTAATATTAACGTCTTTATAA
- a CDS encoding TatD family hydrolase: MYIDAHAHIDVKEFDQDRDVVVNECKILIVNAGVDLNSNLRSLELERKYRNVIAAIGFHPEFIKDKEQEILKSLELTERARIISEIGLDYYWIKEEELRKKQLNVLELFLQKAERENKTAIIHVRGGMKDLLSTLPSYKVRFVIHAFEGSVKDAKKIIDLGGLISFPPVLVRDKYRQEVVKQVELDYLMTETDSPFLGPEKNTRNKPCNVALTVKKISELKNVEENEVIEKITKNFKEKILASNDRIPFPQ, from the coding sequence ATGTATATTGATGCCCATGCACATATAGATGTGAAGGAATTTGATCAAGATAGAGACGTGGTAGTAAATGAATGCAAGATACTTATAGTAAACGCTGGAGTAGATTTAAACAGTAATTTGAGAAGCTTAGAACTCGAAAGGAAATATAGAAATGTAATAGCTGCTATAGGGTTCCACCCAGAGTTTATTAAAGATAAAGAACAAGAAATATTAAAATCCCTTGAACTTACTGAACGGGCAAGGATAATTAGTGAGATAGGGTTAGATTATTATTGGATAAAAGAAGAAGAGCTTAGAAAAAAACAGCTGAATGTACTAGAACTATTTCTACAAAAGGCGGAGAGAGAAAATAAGACAGCAATAATACATGTAAGAGGGGGAATGAAAGACCTATTATCAACATTACCTTCCTACAAAGTCCGGTTTGTTATACACGCTTTTGAAGGTAGCGTAAAAGACGCTAAGAAAATAATAGATCTGGGAGGACTAATTTCGTTCCCCCCAGTCCTAGTTAGGGATAAGTACAGGCAAGAGGTAGTAAAACAAGTAGAGTTGGACTATTTAATGACAGAGACAGACTCACCGTTTCTAGGTCCAGAAAAAAACACCAGAAACAAGCCTTGCAATGTGGCCCTGACCGTAAAAAAGATAAGCGAACTAAAGAATGTCGAAGAAAATGAAGTCATAGAAAAAATAACTAAAAACTTTAAAGAAAAAATTCTAGCTTCTAATGACCGGATTCCTTTTCCTCAGTAG
- a CDS encoding molybdopterin molybdotransferase MoeA has translation MLVHLDEARKIIDNTDFRKVSKRKTSIYDAVGKVIGEDIYAVKNIPETNLSAMDGFAFKVSDYKKYGELKIAGTLYPSSENIPELKEGEAYYVTTGSPIPKGANAVARIEASKVTGEKVKFVEDVFEGKDIKFIGEDISEGSKIIEKGEILTPYHLGILTIQGIREINVVDMKSCVAASGDEIVPYYQEGKIPDSISPILLNILSKFGKAKYYGVIKDNKEEITETVKKLSEECDYIVLIGGSSMGDKDYSKKVIREIGTLLFEGVSVNIIKRGGLGVIGDIPVINLPGQVVSAITVFHEHGLHVISRMVGKEIRKFSAYILDQEVNVKHKMDSVFLFRTEGIYARPLRWGTGLYSELAKANAFGILARDKTYKRGELVELQQLIF, from the coding sequence ATGCTAGTTCACCTTGACGAAGCGAGAAAGATCATAGATAATACTGATTTTAGAAAAGTATCAAAAAGGAAAACGAGCATTTATGATGCAGTTGGAAAAGTAATAGGAGAAGACATTTACGCTGTAAAAAACATCCCCGAAACTAACTTGTCTGCAATGGATGGATTTGCTTTCAAGGTAAGTGATTATAAGAAGTATGGAGAACTAAAAATTGCAGGCACGCTTTACCCCTCATCAGAGAATATCCCAGAGTTAAAAGAAGGCGAAGCATACTACGTGACTACAGGCTCTCCTATCCCCAAAGGTGCAAACGCTGTAGCTAGAATTGAAGCCAGTAAAGTAACTGGAGAAAAAGTAAAGTTTGTAGAGGACGTATTCGAAGGTAAAGACATAAAGTTTATAGGAGAAGACATCAGCGAAGGGAGTAAAATCATTGAGAAAGGAGAGATCCTAACTCCTTATCATTTAGGAATTCTCACGATACAAGGTATCAGAGAGATAAACGTAGTAGACATGAAAAGTTGCGTTGCTGCATCAGGAGACGAAATAGTACCGTACTACCAAGAAGGGAAAATCCCCGATTCCATATCTCCCATTTTACTAAATATTTTAAGTAAATTTGGCAAAGCAAAATACTACGGAGTAATCAAAGACAATAAGGAAGAAATCACAGAAACAGTGAAAAAATTATCGGAAGAATGTGATTATATCGTACTCATTGGGGGTTCATCAATGGGTGATAAAGATTATTCTAAAAAAGTAATAAGGGAGATCGGTACTTTACTCTTCGAAGGAGTTAGCGTAAACATAATAAAAAGGGGAGGACTGGGCGTTATAGGTGATATACCAGTTATCAACTTACCCGGTCAAGTAGTCTCTGCAATCACAGTGTTCCATGAGCACGGACTCCACGTTATTTCGAGAATGGTAGGCAAAGAAATAAGAAAGTTCTCTGCCTACATATTAGATCAAGAAGTAAACGTAAAACATAAAATGGACTCAGTATTCCTATTTAGGACCGAAGGGATTTACGCGAGACCGTTGAGGTGGGGAACAGGACTATATAGTGAATTAGCTAAAGCTAACGCTTTCGGTATACTAGCCAGAGATAAGACATATAAAAGGGGAGAACTTGTCGAATTACAACAGCTTATATTTTGA
- a CDS encoding CBS domain-containing protein, whose protein sequence is MIEGHEIIGITEDSYITDAIFFMARNKIRRIAVYRNREIIGLFTIEEALYHILYNETENRLKEAKLKPVIKSRDSLAEIIKDMIYNKIDAVFIEKDGNTRIVTYRDVIREINWANAGDRVSKISRVALVVSPYARIRTAASIMVNNGVRHVPVYEGDLYGIISARDIVYRYPELDLNCDVNKVMIPEVYSVSSETPIGTVAQDIIRLNIGSAIVNKNQIVTLKDLIEYALRNLIKE, encoded by the coding sequence TTGATAGAAGGTCATGAAATAATCGGAATTACTGAAGACTCTTACATTACAGACGCGATATTTTTTATGGCTAGAAACAAAATTAGGCGTATAGCAGTATATAGGAATAGGGAAATAATTGGCCTCTTTACAATAGAAGAAGCATTGTATCACATTCTATACAACGAGACAGAAAATAGGTTAAAAGAGGCTAAATTAAAACCCGTTATTAAGTCTAGAGATAGTCTAGCTGAGATAATTAAGGACATGATTTATAACAAAATAGACGCGGTTTTCATAGAAAAGGACGGCAACACCAGAATTGTTACATATAGGGATGTAATCAGAGAAATTAATTGGGCTAATGCTGGCGATAGGGTTTCAAAAATATCCAGAGTTGCACTGGTCGTCTCTCCCTACGCCAGGATTAGGACTGCAGCAAGTATAATGGTAAATAATGGTGTCAGGCATGTACCGGTTTACGAGGGAGACCTTTATGGAATTATTTCAGCTAGGGATATTGTATACCGCTACCCTGAATTGGATTTAAACTGTGATGTTAATAAGGTCATGATCCCTGAAGTATACTCAGTATCAAGTGAAACTCCAATAGGGACTGTAGCTCAGGATATAATAAGGCTGAATATTGGTAGCGCTATTGTAAATAAAAATCAAATAGTTACTTTAAAGGATTTAATTGAATACGCCTTAAGAAATTTAATAAAGGAATAG
- a CDS encoding metal-dependent transcriptional regulator, which yields MEKGELSEPLENYLKEIYELEEMKGYARVSELITIFQISPGTISKALNRLEKLGLITKKDKKIHLSEEGKKIAERLIKSHRLSERLLTDILGLDWIRAHQIAHRLEHVWPDDVLEKLDLVLNRPKTCPHGHPIPGREAVKGEPLLSTQVGEEIEVIMIVKEEEWILAKASEIGLYPGNRFRVVEKKDSGDIVIEDKNGKRFEIPKVIAEQVLVDGRAHRT from the coding sequence ATGGAGAAAGGAGAATTATCTGAGCCTCTTGAAAATTACCTAAAGGAAATTTACGAACTCGAAGAAATGAAGGGATATGCAAGGGTTTCTGAATTAATAACTATATTCCAGATTTCGCCTGGTACAATCAGTAAAGCGCTTAATAGACTGGAAAAACTTGGCCTTATAACTAAGAAGGATAAGAAAATACATTTATCCGAAGAGGGTAAGAAAATCGCTGAGAGACTCATAAAGTCTCACAGACTCTCGGAAAGACTATTAACAGACATTTTAGGACTAGACTGGATAAGGGCCCACCAAATAGCTCATAGACTTGAACATGTATGGCCAGACGATGTGTTAGAAAAGTTGGACCTAGTTTTAAATCGCCCTAAGACTTGCCCTCACGGACACCCTATACCCGGAAGGGAAGCGGTTAAAGGTGAACCGTTATTAAGCACCCAAGTCGGAGAGGAAATTGAAGTTATAATGATAGTTAAGGAAGAGGAATGGATTTTAGCCAAGGCTAGCGAAATAGGGCTTTATCCAGGGAATAGATTTAGAGTTGTAGAAAAGAAGGACTCTGGCGATATCGTGATAGAAGATAAAAACGGTAAAAGGTTTGAAATACCTAAAGTCATAGCTGAACAGGTGTTGGTGGATGGAAGAGCTCACAGAACTTGA
- the mobB gene encoding molybdopterin-guanine dinucleotide biosynthesis protein B → MNKCIIQVIGRKDSGKTLTIEKAVRKLKQVGFKVAVIKHSHHEIDLQGKDTFRFWSSGSDYVVFMNGKGVIMGRFSVDELVNLLPTDVIFIEGFKEFKLGEVFEIIKPEEAEFLSEKIVDYVEKNCNKIDFTIIGDGKVLDANNKYVIMLYNLMLTLNLSEVKIDRRS, encoded by the coding sequence ATGAATAAATGCATAATTCAAGTTATAGGTAGGAAAGATTCCGGTAAGACTTTAACAATAGAAAAAGCTGTAAGGAAATTAAAGCAGGTTGGGTTTAAGGTAGCCGTAATAAAGCATTCTCACCACGAGATCGATTTACAAGGTAAGGATACTTTCAGGTTCTGGAGCTCTGGTTCAGATTATGTGGTTTTCATGAACGGGAAGGGCGTGATTATGGGTAGGTTCAGTGTAGACGAATTGGTTAACTTACTTCCAACAGACGTTATCTTCATAGAGGGGTTTAAGGAATTTAAGTTAGGTGAGGTATTTGAGATTATTAAGCCTGAGGAAGCTGAATTTCTCTCGGAAAAAATCGTTGATTACGTAGAAAAAAACTGTAATAAAATAGACTTTACAATCATAGGGGACGGTAAGGTACTAGACGCGAATAATAAGTATGTTATAATGTTATATAATTTGATGCTTACCCTAAACTTGAGTGAGGTAAAGATTGATAGAAGGTCATGA
- a CDS encoding amidohydrolase — MEVYHNTYTLKNCKYIVNPDGEIRKNLNIVIQNGEIKHIGKEVEGEEIDCSKFVAIPGLVNAHTHSPMVVLRGYYDDAELKEWLNKIWDYEKNSLTKEQMRIGSEIAILEMLLNGTTAFVDMYFNPEQVAELSEKYKIRAYGGYTFLDQLFDPYEIDKKQRGLKKSNYFTPIVNMHSVYATSERTLVLAKQLADEIDTWIHVHMSETREELFTIKKKTGLFPVQYLAHLGMLNKRLQLVHLGWVASWEIEMIQKSGSTVTYCPSSNMKLATGGSFPLKEMSRKGINITLGTDGPASNNTLDLFKEMKVGVLLQRQMYWNVDVKAIDLLQSATINGYKLIGVKGGVIREGYKADIVLLDANLIYPLADYRMYSHLVYFVDGRYVEKVIVDGVIHNKRDIEEQLIERVKDLERLIT, encoded by the coding sequence GTGGAGGTTTATCATAACACATATACATTAAAAAACTGCAAATACATAGTCAACCCTGACGGAGAGATAAGGAAGAATTTAAACATCGTAATACAGAATGGAGAAATAAAGCATATAGGGAAAGAGGTTGAAGGGGAGGAAATTGACTGTTCTAAGTTTGTTGCCATACCAGGGCTAGTAAATGCTCACACACATTCGCCTATGGTAGTCCTTAGGGGATATTATGATGATGCCGAACTAAAGGAATGGTTGAATAAGATTTGGGACTATGAGAAGAATAGTCTAACAAAAGAACAAATGAGGATCGGAAGTGAAATAGCAATTCTTGAAATGCTCCTTAACGGAACTACAGCATTTGTAGATATGTATTTTAACCCTGAACAAGTAGCAGAATTAAGCGAAAAATACAAGATAAGGGCTTACGGAGGCTATACTTTTTTAGACCAACTATTTGACCCTTATGAGATAGATAAAAAGCAAAGAGGACTAAAGAAGAGTAACTATTTCACTCCTATAGTTAATATGCATAGCGTATACGCTACTTCAGAGAGGACACTGGTTCTGGCAAAACAACTGGCAGATGAGATAGATACGTGGATACATGTCCATATGTCAGAGACTAGGGAAGAACTTTTTACGATAAAAAAGAAGACTGGTCTGTTTCCGGTTCAGTATTTAGCACACCTCGGGATGTTAAACAAGAGGCTACAATTAGTACATCTGGGTTGGGTTGCGAGTTGGGAGATAGAAATGATCCAGAAAAGCGGTTCAACGGTAACTTACTGCCCCAGCTCAAATATGAAACTGGCTACTGGAGGGAGTTTTCCTCTTAAAGAAATGTCGAGAAAAGGGATAAATATTACACTAGGTACAGACGGTCCTGCTAGCAATAATACATTAGATTTGTTTAAAGAAATGAAAGTCGGAGTACTACTACAGAGACAGATGTACTGGAATGTAGACGTTAAAGCAATAGACTTGCTACAGAGTGCAACTATAAACGGATATAAACTGATCGGAGTAAAGGGAGGCGTTATAAGAGAAGGGTATAAGGCCGATATCGTATTACTTGATGCTAATTTAATATACCCATTAGCTGATTATAGAATGTATTCGCACTTAGTTTATTTTGTTGACGGGAGATACGTAGAGAAAGTAATTGTTGACGGCGTGATCCATAATAAAAGGGATATTGAGGAGCAGTTAATAGAAAGGGTAAAAGACCTCGAGAGGTTAATTACTTAG
- a CDS encoding diphthine--ammonia ligase has product MKVCVLFSGGKDSTYALHWSVFKGFEVECLITLLPKKDYSWMFQVPNVELTKYQAEVLGIDLIQYPSSGEKDKELEDLKQVLKIVKSSKGVNGIVTGALLSDYQRLNINLIAEELQLKTYSPLWRKDQREYMKELIRYGFKFIITSASAYGFPFELVGKTVEIEDIEKIIRASEKYGFNPAFEGGEAETFVTYAPLFRRELKVEGIRNKISEYEWRFIITHIH; this is encoded by the coding sequence ATGAAAGTATGTGTCCTTTTCTCCGGCGGTAAGGATAGCACTTACGCCCTGCATTGGTCGGTCTTTAAGGGATTCGAAGTAGAGTGCCTTATCACGCTACTCCCTAAGAAAGACTACTCTTGGATGTTTCAGGTCCCTAATGTGGAATTAACTAAGTACCAAGCCGAAGTCCTAGGGATAGATTTAATACAGTACCCATCATCTGGAGAGAAAGATAAGGAACTAGAGGACCTAAAACAAGTTTTAAAGATAGTTAAATCCAGCAAAGGGGTTAACGGAATAGTCACTGGGGCTCTCCTCTCAGATTACCAAAGGCTTAATATTAACCTTATAGCAGAGGAACTCCAGTTGAAGACTTACTCACCGTTATGGAGAAAAGACCAAAGAGAATATATGAAAGAACTCATAAGGTATGGGTTTAAGTTTATTATAACCTCCGCTTCAGCTTATGGTTTTCCCTTCGAATTAGTAGGTAAAACAGTCGAAATAGAAGACATAGAGAAAATAATTAGGGCGTCAGAGAAATACGGCTTTAACCCCGCGTTTGAAGGCGGAGAAGCTGAGACTTTCGTAACCTATGCACCTTTATTTAGAAGAGAATTAAAAGTAGAAGGGATAAGAAACAAGATAAGTGAGTATGAGTGGAGGTTTATCATAACACATATACATTAA
- a CDS encoding AbrB/MazE/SpoVT family DNA-binding domain-containing protein: MSVEEIVKVSRNYQVTIPAKIRQKFQIKEGDLVRVIFDENENVVKIQVLKEPWK; encoded by the coding sequence ATGAGTGTAGAAGAAATAGTTAAAGTTTCACGTAACTACCAAGTTACAATACCTGCAAAGATAAGGCAAAAATTCCAAATAAAGGAAGGAGACTTAGTGAGAGTAATATTTGACGAAAACGAAAATGTAGTAAAAATCCAAGTGTTAAAAGAACCTTGGAAGTAA
- a CDS encoding oxidase, with translation MVSKEQYEWIWTGFAIVLLAVVVVTTLPQVFTVGGDASVITHDIPTNAPPSNVIPTTVNAMQYVFTVSEHGGGINSELVLPNGSTLPFYYNLMVVHPGQYLNMTMYAVIGKTATENMYIPVYNAKYVVDTQIVPGLTQYAVWYAGNVSGYPIACGAYAFLSGEYDGPWFSYQVGEILVIPQSGYISPSAIQRYITASNTAHTSALVGDPYNPPIIVENSPSPVLTVVSDKYAAFNDSIPGPTFVVNANSTVTMNLIIPTPSGDHNWLYNYSTTGVASPDKDLYVDVYAVWWNGTITPAAQPQEIQYNTPMTFTFKANAPAYLYGIVYPAFYNYDLDGMSNLVTGEQMGYVMSLWGSVLVEG, from the coding sequence ATGGTTAGTAAAGAGCAGTACGAGTGGATTTGGACTGGATTTGCAATTGTACTTCTCGCAGTGGTCGTAGTAACCACCTTACCTCAAGTTTTCACTGTAGGTGGGGACGCTTCCGTTATAACTCATGATATTCCCACCAATGCTCCTCCATCGAATGTAATTCCCACTACCGTTAATGCGATGCAATATGTGTTTACTGTTAGCGAGCATGGAGGGGGAATAAACTCTGAATTAGTCCTCCCTAATGGTTCTACTCTTCCATTTTATTATAATCTGATGGTTGTTCATCCTGGACAATACCTCAATATGACTATGTATGCGGTAATAGGTAAAACAGCTACCGAAAACATGTATATACCGGTGTATAACGCTAAGTACGTAGTGGATACTCAAATTGTACCCGGCTTAACACAATACGCAGTATGGTATGCAGGTAATGTAAGCGGGTATCCGATAGCATGCGGTGCTTATGCGTTTTTAAGCGGGGAATATGATGGACCATGGTTCTCCTATCAAGTAGGTGAAATTTTAGTAATACCGCAGTCAGGATATATATCTCCATCTGCTATTCAAAGATATATTACTGCATCTAACACAGCCCATACTAGCGCATTAGTTGGTGACCCGTATAACCCGCCGATAATTGTTGAAAATTCACCTTCGCCAGTTCTAACAGTAGTGTCTGATAAGTATGCTGCGTTTAATGATAGTATACCTGGCCCAACTTTTGTGGTAAACGCTAACTCCACCGTGACTATGAATCTAATCATCCCGACTCCTTCGGGAGACCATAACTGGCTATACAATTATTCTACTACTGGTGTAGCTTCTCCAGATAAGGATCTATACGTCGATGTTTATGCAGTATGGTGGAACGGTACCATTACTCCTGCTGCTCAGCCTCAGGAGATCCAGTATAATACACCGATGACTTTTACGTTTAAGGCCAACGCACCCGCTTATCTATATGGTATAGTATATCCTGCGTTCTATAACTATGACTTAGACGGTATGTCTAATCTAGTGACCGGAGAGCAAATGGGATATGTAATGTCATTATGGGGAAGTGTTTTAGTAGAGGGGTGA
- a CDS encoding class I SAM-dependent methyltransferase, with protein sequence MIDVFRCPIDGSRFKEKWVCENGHSFSEDNGIIDFLKDEKVESDDILEKVAGFYEQLWAPIGLFLTSGGNTYSSIMRQAGNYVSGNIVIDIGTGTGKLFDYAKCEICIGLDVSTKFLRILKKKRNNVIAVRGNANKLPFENEVADGVSAMFVLHMIPSKAVVLNEIFRVLKSNGKFVSTILTNNNSFSRFLARWWKLDLFSVDYYLKLFREVGFEKIDYQKIGAWTIFKCAKP encoded by the coding sequence ATGATAGATGTATTCAGATGTCCTATAGACGGTTCGAGATTTAAAGAAAAGTGGGTCTGTGAGAATGGCCACTCCTTTAGTGAAGATAACGGTATTATAGATTTTTTAAAAGATGAAAAGGTCGAGAGTGATGATATTCTTGAAAAAGTCGCGGGTTTCTATGAGCAGCTATGGGCACCTATTGGACTATTCCTCACCTCTGGTGGGAATACTTATTCGTCTATCATGAGACAGGCAGGAAATTACGTTTCGGGTAATATAGTGATTGATATAGGAACCGGGACTGGTAAGCTCTTCGATTACGCTAAATGTGAGATCTGTATTGGTTTGGACGTTTCCACAAAGTTTCTTCGCATATTAAAGAAGAAAAGGAACAACGTGATAGCTGTTAGAGGGAACGCTAATAAATTACCTTTTGAAAACGAGGTAGCCGATGGAGTATCAGCTATGTTTGTTTTACATATGATACCTTCAAAAGCGGTAGTATTAAATGAGATTTTTAGAGTCCTCAAGAGTAACGGAAAATTCGTCTCGACTATTCTGACTAACAATAATTCATTTAGCAGGTTTCTTGCAAGGTGGTGGAAGTTAGACCTATTCTCTGTGGATTATTATTTGAAATTATTTAGAGAAGTAGGGTTTGAAAAAATAGATTATCAGAAAATAGGTGCGTGGACTATTTTTAAATGTGCCAAGCCTTAA
- a CDS encoding DUF2250 domain-containing protein yields MEELTELEKKVLVHIYKYGPDNPWYMARRLLGEAGWAPKYNEDEIEKACRNLEDKGLLQRFQGALKRSVTSSVKPWLKVKAKELDHKPKGIYYDLTKKGKKIASELYKDYFKND; encoded by the coding sequence ATGGAAGAGCTCACAGAACTTGAAAAGAAAGTATTAGTCCACATCTACAAGTACGGTCCTGATAACCCATGGTATATGGCTAGAAGGTTATTGGGAGAAGCAGGCTGGGCACCTAAGTATAATGAAGATGAAATAGAAAAAGCTTGCAGAAATTTAGAAGATAAAGGGTTATTACAGAGGTTCCAAGGAGCCCTTAAAAGGAGTGTAACCTCATCTGTCAAACCTTGGTTAAAAGTCAAAGCTAAAGAACTAGACCACAAACCCAAGGGTATTTACTACGACCTTACTAAAAAAGGCAAGAAGATAGCTTCAGAACTTTATAAAGATTATTTCAAAAATGATTGA